In Deinococcus maricopensis DSM 21211, one genomic interval encodes:
- a CDS encoding S-layer homology domain-containing protein, translated as MKKSLLVLTAALSFGFAAAQTTTATTATQAPALTDVPAGHWAKDAIDRLVSRGIILGYPDGTFRGTQNLTRYEAAVIIARLLDQMAKGSVSVDTETLTALQNAVQELAADLAALGVRVSDLEENAVTQDDFARLEDRINGLGVATGDTEAVAAITTQIDDLSTRVSDLEANYETLRADVDDNASSIAALNDLTVLLNQDILNLQDRVSALESGTGDLVGRGDFDALGSRVSVVETRVTDLGNRVATLEKYAFSIKPTLSATYYVARANRDFDIDRLFTGTLLSTGTNDESADSDTALDYADFTGSDVAVLPGAAGLYGFAAGAGPVRREGSTDISFGINLTNPTNAFNTSTSAQSGAYVTSAGGLNVNKVDVTFGVRSGLPDDGTVSDDDLALYPDVTGSDGTTYRPLFFSFKNATANFTVGNTPITVDFGKQQKFKFGDYIFDNDSKGRGDGYIVTVDGSNLPGFGAFKPMIKAVYGSNVGRRDVVVVRDVNGVNVYRYITRGGVYTLGTGETIVRGTPVVVNGVPSTTVFTGLPDNTYYRGVRAQITPVGGLTFGAHVAQEGEDAFSNYALYPYRDVTAYGADLHGSISGFTVDSEFARSNLTAQDGTVTNAQAFYAKTTGKVGPVTINDLNYRAISSNYDLFAGINEAAPRDTANGSTAPYGRNQVGFGVNVSTTLGPVSVGGYYDRQTKWATNFTTSTEPTLKVDRGVAAKVNLFSIASIRGGYYEFMANENAALSYGTGANAATRATARADITPGLGITIGAYYRQLNLNGVLSEDDNEYFRNSKYNSYFDSANAFKKQDGCGDQHPGFDGTDTDGVGSALTFSTADSTDATCYTEYGAEIAHNGTDAAALVKNLDLRFGYANRYSNATTSYSNTFTYGNALYNAKLGLANVQLKGVFARSTFDLTREAATVNNNTVTAAGIRVTTDPLTSLPFNPSFEGAFGYYSNSHDFAAATSDYTSTAMKYVAGVKLNQFLLPNTKLAVYYAGLNSTNREYVPFVYAAARTTGAYSRYQTPFTAGGTNDAGYFQDANNGARISQNGLYVEGNYYDLAFGYGMYNLSVLDPAGNQIGSGLGDGKAATGQSFKISYKVNF; from the coding sequence ATGAAGAAGTCTCTGCTGGTTCTTACCGCCGCGCTGTCGTTCGGCTTCGCCGCCGCGCAGACCACCACGGCGACCACCGCGACGCAGGCGCCCGCCCTGACCGACGTGCCCGCCGGGCACTGGGCCAAGGACGCCATTGACCGCCTCGTCAGCCGCGGCATCATCCTCGGCTACCCGGACGGCACCTTCCGCGGCACCCAGAACCTCACCCGCTACGAAGCGGCCGTGATCATCGCCCGCCTCCTTGACCAGATGGCGAAGGGCAGCGTCAGCGTCGACACGGAAACGCTCACCGCCCTCCAGAACGCCGTTCAGGAACTGGCCGCCGACCTCGCCGCCCTCGGCGTGCGCGTCAGCGACCTCGAAGAGAACGCCGTCACGCAGGACGACTTCGCCCGCCTCGAAGACCGCATCAACGGCCTCGGCGTTGCCACCGGCGACACGGAAGCCGTTGCGGCGATCACCACCCAGATCGACGACCTCAGCACCCGCGTCAGCGACCTCGAAGCCAACTACGAGACGCTGCGCGCCGACGTCGACGACAACGCCAGCAGCATCGCGGCGCTCAACGACCTCACCGTCCTCCTCAACCAGGACATCCTGAACCTCCAGGACCGCGTCAGCGCCCTCGAGAGCGGCACCGGCGACCTCGTCGGCCGCGGCGACTTCGACGCCCTCGGCAGCCGCGTCAGCGTCGTCGAAACGCGCGTCACCGACCTCGGCAACCGCGTCGCGACCCTCGAGAAGTACGCCTTCAGCATCAAGCCCACGCTGAGCGCCACGTACTATGTCGCCCGCGCCAACCGCGACTTCGACATTGACCGCCTCTTCACCGGCACCCTGCTCAGCACGGGCACCAACGACGAGAGCGCCGACAGTGACACCGCGCTCGACTACGCGGACTTCACGGGCAGCGACGTCGCTGTTCTTCCAGGCGCGGCTGGCCTTTACGGCTTTGCCGCCGGCGCGGGCCCGGTGCGCCGCGAAGGCAGCACCGACATTAGCTTCGGCATCAACCTGACCAACCCCACCAACGCGTTCAACACCAGCACCAGCGCGCAGAGCGGCGCGTACGTCACCAGCGCTGGCGGCCTGAACGTCAACAAAGTGGACGTCACCTTCGGTGTGCGCTCCGGCCTGCCCGACGACGGCACCGTCAGCGACGACGACCTCGCGCTGTACCCTGACGTGACCGGCAGCGACGGCACCACGTACCGCCCGCTGTTCTTCAGCTTCAAGAACGCCACGGCGAACTTCACGGTCGGCAACACGCCCATCACCGTGGACTTCGGCAAGCAGCAGAAGTTCAAGTTCGGCGACTACATCTTCGACAATGACAGCAAGGGCCGCGGCGACGGGTACATCGTGACCGTCGACGGCAGCAACCTGCCCGGCTTCGGCGCGTTTAAGCCCATGATCAAGGCTGTGTACGGCAGCAACGTGGGCCGCCGCGATGTCGTCGTCGTGCGCGACGTCAACGGAGTCAACGTCTACCGTTACATCACGCGTGGTGGCGTCTACACGCTCGGCACTGGTGAAACCATTGTTCGTGGCACCCCTGTGGTTGTAAACGGCGTGCCTTCCACGACCGTCTTCACGGGTCTCCCTGACAACACCTACTACCGTGGTGTGCGCGCGCAGATCACCCCGGTGGGCGGCCTGACCTTCGGGGCGCACGTTGCGCAGGAAGGCGAAGATGCCTTCTCCAACTACGCCCTCTACCCCTACCGCGACGTCACCGCCTATGGCGCCGACCTGCACGGCAGCATCAGCGGCTTCACGGTCGACAGCGAGTTTGCGCGCAGCAACCTCACGGCGCAGGACGGCACGGTCACCAACGCCCAGGCCTTCTACGCGAAGACCACCGGCAAGGTTGGCCCCGTCACCATTAACGACCTGAACTACCGTGCGATCAGCAGCAACTATGACCTCTTCGCGGGGATCAATGAAGCTGCGCCGCGTGACACGGCCAACGGCAGCACCGCTCCTTACGGTCGTAACCAGGTTGGCTTCGGCGTGAACGTCTCCACCACTCTCGGCCCCGTGTCGGTCGGTGGCTACTATGACCGCCAGACCAAGTGGGCGACGAACTTCACCACGTCCACCGAGCCTACCCTCAAGGTCGACCGTGGCGTCGCTGCGAAAGTCAACCTGTTCAGCATCGCCAGCATCCGTGGCGGCTACTACGAGTTCATGGCCAACGAAAACGCGGCCCTGAGCTACGGTACTGGCGCCAATGCAGCGACGCGCGCGACGGCCCGTGCTGACATTACCCCTGGCCTGGGCATCACCATCGGCGCGTACTACCGTCAGCTCAACCTCAACGGCGTTCTCAGCGAGGATGACAACGAGTACTTCCGCAACAGCAAGTACAACAGCTACTTCGATAGCGCCAATGCCTTCAAGAAGCAGGATGGCTGCGGTGACCAGCACCCCGGCTTCGACGGCACGGACACGGACGGCGTGGGCAGTGCCCTCACCTTCAGCACGGCGGACAGCACCGATGCGACCTGCTACACCGAGTACGGCGCAGAAATCGCGCATAACGGTACGGACGCAGCGGCACTCGTCAAGAACCTGGACCTGCGCTTCGGTTACGCGAACCGTTACAGCAACGCGACCACCAGCTACAGCAACACCTTCACGTACGGCAACGCGCTGTACAACGCCAAGCTGGGTCTGGCCAACGTTCAGCTGAAAGGCGTGTTCGCGCGCAGCACCTTCGATCTGACGCGTGAAGCTGCCACCGTCAACAACAACACGGTGACTGCGGCGGGTATCCGCGTGACGACCGATCCGCTCACGAGCCTCCCCTTCAACCCCAGCTTCGAAGGTGCGTTCGGCTACTACAGCAACAGCCACGACTTCGCGGCTGCAACGAGCGACTACACCAGCACCGCCATGAAGTACGTGGCTGGCGTGAAGCTCAACCAGTTCCTGCTGCCCAACACCAAGCTCGCCGTGTACTACGCGGGCCTGAACAGCACGAACCGTGAATACGTGCCCTTCGTCTACGCGGCGGCACGCACCACGGGCGCGTACTCCCGTTACCAGACGCCCTTCACGGCGGGCGGTACGAACGATGCTGGCTACTTCCAGGATGCCAACAACGGTGCGCGTATCAGCCAGAACGGTCTGTACGTGGAAGGGAACTACTACGACCTGGCCTTCGGCTACGGTATGTACAACCTGAGCGTCCTTGATCCTGCTGGCAACCAGATCGGCAGTGGGCTCGGCGACGGCAAGGCCGCCACCGGCCAGAGCTTCAAGATCAGCTACAAAGTCAACTTCTAA
- a CDS encoding manganese-dependent inorganic pyrophosphatase, with product MVAVFGHLNPDTDAITSALVYANFLRRTGVDATAYRLGELNRETAFVLSEAGVVAPEVLPELPKGAPVALVDHNEGAQSVPGLADLTVTRVVDHHKLGDLTTSVPPYLRFEPVGCTATILTKLHREANVSVEPQDARLMLSAILSDTLHFRSPTTTPEDREVVAYLAAIAGITDVTAYALAMFAAKSDLGDTPADQLLKMDYKVFPFGEAKWGIGVIETTNPAYVFGRAEALRQAMDAEKANAGLNGVLLSVVDILNETNRTLVLSATEEKVLREAFGAESAGGVADLGARISRKKQIVPALEAYFAQ from the coding sequence ATGGTTGCTGTTTTTGGTCACTTGAATCCGGATACGGACGCGATCACGTCCGCGTTGGTGTACGCGAACTTCCTGCGCCGCACAGGGGTGGACGCCACGGCGTACCGCCTTGGCGAACTGAACCGCGAGACGGCCTTCGTGCTGAGTGAGGCGGGCGTGGTGGCTCCTGAGGTGCTGCCCGAGTTGCCGAAGGGTGCCCCCGTAGCCCTGGTGGACCATAACGAGGGGGCGCAGTCCGTCCCTGGCCTCGCGGATCTGACGGTGACGCGCGTGGTGGACCACCATAAGCTGGGGGACCTGACGACGAGCGTGCCGCCGTACCTGCGGTTCGAGCCGGTCGGCTGCACGGCGACGATCCTGACGAAACTGCACCGGGAGGCAAACGTGAGCGTGGAGCCGCAAGACGCTCGCCTCATGCTGAGCGCCATCCTCAGTGACACGCTGCACTTCCGCAGCCCGACGACGACGCCCGAGGACCGTGAGGTTGTGGCGTACCTCGCGGCCATCGCCGGCATCACGGACGTGACGGCGTACGCCCTGGCGATGTTCGCGGCGAAGAGCGACCTGGGGGACACGCCCGCAGATCAACTGCTGAAGATGGACTACAAGGTGTTCCCGTTTGGCGAGGCAAAATGGGGCATCGGCGTGATTGAGACGACGAACCCTGCGTACGTGTTTGGCCGCGCGGAGGCGTTGCGGCAGGCGATGGACGCGGAAAAGGCGAATGCGGGCCTGAATGGGGTGCTGCTGAGCGTCGTGGACATCCTGAACGAGACGAACCGGACCCTTGTGCTGTCTGCGACGGAAGAGAAGGTGCTGCGCGAAGCGTTCGGCGCGGAGAGTGCCGGGGGCGTAGCTGATCTGGGGGCGCGCATCAGCCGCAAGAAGCAGATCGTGCCGGCTCTGGAAGCGTACTTCGCGCAGTAA
- a CDS encoding bifunctional folylpolyglutamate synthase/dihydrofolate synthase, translating to MNEQVAWLVGRQRFGMNPGLERVEALLSRLEEPQRSFRVVLVGGTNGKGSTAATLAAMLEASGERVGLFTSPHLTRFGERFRVNGVERPSPEVEAALAVVRPHAEALEATFFEVVTALACLLFARAGVGTAVMEVGLGGRWDATNALSPALSVITNVALDHTEVLGDTVEAIAREKAGILRAGRPAVTGVDPGLLPLLTPTGADLWALGREAKLTSTSRGWQGWRVQLQAPQGAWTFQTPLLGEHGARNAALAALAAARLGVPVDAIERGAAGTVWPGRLERLTWGEREVLLDGAHNPDGARALRRALATLGVGRVPVVFGATADKDVAGVAGEIAAFASEVVLTRAVLSPRAAPPVTLTRWFPRVPVRVAETPAEALASLPPGLSVVCGSLYLIGEVRPLLLGEAPERMERWQ from the coding sequence GTGAATGAGCAGGTGGCGTGGTTGGTAGGGCGGCAGCGGTTCGGCATGAACCCAGGCCTGGAGCGTGTGGAGGCCCTCCTTTCGCGACTGGAGGAGCCTCAGAGGTCGTTCCGGGTGGTGCTGGTGGGCGGCACGAACGGGAAGGGCAGTACGGCGGCGACGCTGGCGGCCATGCTGGAGGCGAGCGGGGAGCGGGTGGGGTTGTTCACCAGCCCGCACCTGACCCGGTTCGGGGAGCGGTTCCGCGTGAATGGCGTGGAACGTCCCAGCCCGGAAGTTGAGGCGGCCCTCGCGGTGGTGCGTCCGCATGCGGAGGCGTTGGAGGCCACCTTCTTCGAGGTGGTGACTGCGCTGGCGTGCCTGCTGTTCGCGCGTGCCGGTGTGGGCACCGCCGTGATGGAAGTGGGGCTGGGGGGGCGGTGGGACGCCACCAATGCCCTCAGCCCGGCGCTCAGCGTCATCACGAATGTCGCGCTGGACCATACCGAGGTGCTGGGCGACACGGTGGAGGCCATCGCCCGTGAGAAGGCCGGGATTCTGCGCGCAGGGCGTCCCGCCGTGACTGGCGTGGATCCCGGACTGTTGCCCCTGCTAACGCCTACTGGCGCTGACCTGTGGGCGCTGGGGCGTGAGGCGAAGCTGACATCGACCTCGCGGGGCTGGCAGGGCTGGCGCGTGCAGCTGCAGGCCCCGCAGGGGGCGTGGACGTTCCAGACGCCGCTGCTGGGGGAACACGGTGCCCGCAATGCCGCCCTGGCGGCCCTGGCGGCCGCGCGTCTGGGCGTTCCCGTGGACGCCATCGAGCGAGGCGCAGCGGGCACGGTGTGGCCGGGACGGCTGGAGCGCCTCACCTGGGGTGAACGTGAGGTGCTGCTCGACGGCGCGCACAACCCGGACGGCGCCAGGGCCCTGCGCCGCGCCCTGGCGACCCTGGGCGTGGGGCGTGTCCCTGTGGTGTTCGGCGCCACGGCGGATAAGGACGTCGCCGGCGTGGCGGGGGAGATCGCCGCGTTCGCGTCGGAGGTGGTGCTGACGCGCGCTGTCCTCAGTCCCCGCGCGGCCCCGCCGGTGACGTTGACGCGCTGGTTCCCACGCGTGCCTGTGCGCGTCGCGGAAACGCCCGCCGAGGCGCTCGCCAGCCTACCGCCGGGGCTGAGCGTGGTGTGCGGTAGCCTGTACCTGATCGGGGAGGTGCGCCCACTGCTGCTGGGCGAGGCGCCCGAACGTATGGAGCGCTGGCAGTGA